The genome window TCTTGCAACCTACGAGGTGAATAGCTTCGAGATCGTCTACGGTCACAATCACGATCACGATCACGTCCTGCATCTTTATAAACCATGTTCACATGAGATATGAATACTGCGTCTGGATCCTACATCAAAACTAGTATCTTCCCATCTCAAAGGAAGTTGGCACTGTAGACTTATGATAAATGGGACATGACGAAAAGGGTGAGGTGATATTTTTTTCATACCTCGTCTGCATTTTCAGGGATTAAAAGCGTGAGGTCAAAGAGGAAACATTTTTAGTGACAATTAAATCAAGTTGCGCTGAAGATTGAAGGAAATTTCAAGAGCACCACATTCCTCCATCAGTACCCCTCAAACAAAGCATTATACTAGACTCTAATCCAAAAATTAGGTATGGTGAACTCGATTGTACACCCGAAATGTAGATCGTTCAGATCTACAGGGCCACGCACAAAATAATACAGTAGACCTTCTGTGGTAGtgtgtgtaaatggttacgggGAGAGGAGTGACAAAAGCTCTTATGTGAGGGTTCCAACCCATGTCAAGGCCAGCAACACTGTACAATtgctaaaaaaattataataccGATCCATGTCTGTACCTCGTTTATCTCTCAAACCTTGATACCTTCCTGGAGTTGGAGTCCTCCCTCGTTTCCTTTTTGCCTGCATATTTacacaaaatgcaaaatgacgTCATGGAAGATAAGTAAGCGAATAGATTAATCGAAGTGACAAAAAAAGGGCAGATAAACAAGTCAACAATCTACTCAAAACAGTCCATATGCGGCTGCTTGCAACTATTTCAAACTACGTGAAGCTAACTGGCCATCGTGATGATTATGATCCACACAATTGGAAGGTCCACAGCAGTCCGTTATCGTATTTTTTTAAAGTCACCTTCCTAACTGTATACCAAGCCAATGGCATGCCTCGCTAACCTTACTGGCTGCAAGGAGCTTTTCTGtccaacttccaacttttattttaattagataCAACATATAGTTTGGATGGATTAAGTAGGAGAAGCCCAAAAAGCAAATGCGACAAGAAGAATTTACCATGCCTCTAGGGTATTAAATATTGTGGTTAATAAGCAACCATGGAAAACGCTGTTGCCAACGAAAAAGAGGGATAAAGGGCATACAACCCTTGGCAAAATAGTTGAGTTTGTATCGTTGATTTTTGAATGTTGACGCAGAAACCCATGTTGTGAAGGGGATAGTTTTGACTGTCTAGAGCTTAGACTGTGAATTCGATGAAGCTACACTGACCAGACCTGCTGCCAAAACTTATTAGGCAACATTTTTTAAGAGGTAAAATCTTCATAAGTAAAAGTATAAACAATTCAACTGCATACTACACAGCAACTTTCTTGATCATTTGACAGAAACTAATACCTTTTCCACTGTAACTAATCGACCTTCAAGCACAGACCGATCCAAATATTTGATGCAGCGTTCTGCATCCTCAACAGTTTCCATTGTGACAAAGCCAAATCCACGGGATTCTCTGGTGCGAGGGTCTGTAACCAGATGGCAGTCCAGTACCTGAAACAAGAGCTCATATGTGATTCTCTCGGAATAAGATATGTATTAAGGCTCTcaaaacataattactttccaaGTTGACATGAAGCTATAGTAAACATGGAGCATGAGCTATTCTATGTGAAGTCTAATAAAGAAAGGACTACACATTTTCTAGGTACAAACATAAAGTTAGAAGCTAGAACGGTTATTTTTATCAATCAATAGTAAGGCTTCACTTGAATATCAGGACTAAAGTGTAAATGGAAGGGAAGCCATTAAATTGCCACAGATGTCACCCTCTTCTTTAGAAGATAGAACTCAAAATTATTGCTTCCTTTCCAGGGAGATCCAAGCATAATAGGCTAGTAAGGGAAACAAGGTACCTATCCAGTGATGGGTAGTTAGCCTAACTTGTATCTAAAGTACTTGTTATAACAATCTCCCAAGTTGGCTCTTTCTTTCCTTGTAATTTATTGTGCTTTGCAACTTGTTATAACAATCTCCCAAGTTGGCTCTTTCTTTCCTTGTAAGATATTTGTGCTTTGCAGTCATTAGAACTGCAAAGCACAATAAATTACATCGATATGAAGTTGTCCCAGGGTAAGTTGTATCTGTATAAGTTATCATTCTCATATCAGGTGTTCCCTATATGATTTAAAAACTAGATGTGCAATAACTCGTACCTTCCcctgtttattaaaaaatttctcaagaTCAGTAGAGGTAACCCTTGTGGATAAGCCTGTTATGTACAAGTTGTTTCCAGGATTGGATGCATTGACAGATTCATGGCTCCTGCAGCAAGAAAAACCATTATTCAACTCAACTGAACAAAGCATGAACCCAGTATTTAGGTTTGAATAAAACCGAATCCATTAAACCAAAACAGGTTAAATATAGGGAATTTGAGATTTGCAGTATACCTAGAACGACTTCTCCTAGACCTCGACAATGATCTCAACCGGCGGCCTCTGACGGGTGAAGGAGCGTTGTGTGGCGAAGCGGACCTAAGTGAATAATCACCAAAATCAATTGAGAAATTGTGGGACTACTATCATTGATTCGTTATTAAGTGAACAAACTTGCAATTCCAAATAGAACTTAGAACGGATTCTGACCTTCTTTCTCTTGGGTATGGCATCTACGAGTAGACACAGAAAAACAAGCATACAACATTAGATACCCttcaaaaatattaaacatTCAGTATAATGTATCAATACGTGTGTACATTCATACATGCATACAACCAAATACGGGCCTCCAACCATATATTCATTTCAGATTCTAATATGCCATGAATAATATACGTGTATGAATTTGGTTTCAGATTCATAGATTAGTCAAATAAATAGCTTCATTAACTTATGATTATCATTACCTTTACTTTCTAGGAGGTGACTAAAACCCAAATATACATAATTCAGCTATAAAAGTTAAAATTAAACTCAATGGAAGGCATAATTAAGTTCACAAACACATATTagacaacaaaaaaaactagaaaTCTCATAGTTTCCTGCATTTTCTCTGGACGTTTTCTTTTGCTGTTAAATCAAACAGAATAATTCGAAATATTCGAACAATATATGAACGTCTACTTAAGTAATTCGAATTAAATCAATCAAAATACCAAGAAACTCTCGAAAAATTGATCGGGCAAAAGGCATTAAAGAGGTTGAAAGCTCTAGATGGAAATTAGGGGAAAAGATTGGAAGCAGATTTACCTCTGGCTGTGGCCGGTGGAATTGCTGAGTCAACTCGGATGCCCTAACTCGGCTAGAGGAAAACTGCCTCAGACCCGAAAGGGGAGAAAACGTATAAACAAATGCAATTTGGTCGATGCTGTCTCAGTTCCCACGTGCAAGTAGAAGAATCTCCAGCATTCACTTtcatgttttcttcttttcttttaccCTTACTTTCCACCTACAAGTTTACTATTTAATTTTAAGAGAAATGGGAAGGAGAATCGCTTAAAGCGGACCTATggcataatattttattatcatAGCACAGGAATTATGTCAAAAATATGATATGACCGAGAGTGTATAGAGGGTTTCATTTTGAGAGTCTTTTTAgcatttttctaattttaatttctaaaccTTTATGTTAAATGTGATCTTATATCGTATACAATGGTAGAACCTACATTTATTAAAAAGTTTCGTAATGTAATCAGTTTTAAACATTTAGATATTAATTATATCGTATACAATAGTAGGACCTACATTTATGTTAAATGTGATTTTATATCGTATACAATGATAAGACCTACATTTATTAAAAAGTTTCATAATGTGATCAATTTTAAACGTCTAGATATTAATTATGACGTTGGACAACCACAAAATCAATACCTTTTAAAACATTTGTATTCGCATATTTGCCCCGAGAATGTGTAAATAACGGCAGCgttttcattttccttttttgtctGCATCTGGTCATTCCTCAAACTCAAATTAGGGCGTATGAAGCTTATGGGCAGAAAATTGAAGATAATACAGCTTGATTAACAAGGAAACTTTTGGGCTCAAccaatttttatgttttaaactTTGAAGTGTTccatcaaatcaacccagcggATGGAATATTAATGGAAATATGGTATTGGTTGATGATAAATTATACAGAAACTGAAAATCCAGGTTTCTATAGCGATAATTCTAGGCGTGCTTGCCACAATCTGCACCGGCATGGGTGATTTTCAACCGTTGATGTAAATAGAGTCCTGTAACAACGATTCAAAGTCATCCATGAACGGGGCAATTGTTAATAAGGAATGGTAAATACACTCTAAACGCAAATGCAAATTGAACCATCAAACTTATGGTGAAGAATATAACAATTAGACAGCGAGTTCAAAACCGGTGTATTGAAATATATAAAACCCTCAAAAGTTCGAACAATGTAAGGTCAATTCAAGTGGCAATGAAGCATAAGTACAAAAAATGGCAGAAAGATcaacaaaaaaaggaagaaaaactcGATAGCCACTGCTGAGTTTACAAATACTAACACAAAAAATATAAGATAAACATATAAACAGAATCAATCCTTGAGGAGAGTCTCCATGGCTTCAAAGAAAAGAGGTGCCGTCTCCGGGCTTGGAGTCTTGATCGCAATCTTGACCCCGGGATTGTTCACGACTGTGGTGAGTTCAATCAAGAAAGGTATTCCTCGAGGGATTTTTGCAGAGAAATAGAACACGTCCTGGTTGGCATGTTTGCGCTTTGCAATAAAGAACATGTTTGTAGCAGCCAG of Malus sylvestris chromosome 6, drMalSylv7.2, whole genome shotgun sequence contains these proteins:
- the LOC126626944 gene encoding serine/arginine-rich splicing factor SR45a-like isoform X3 — protein: MPYPRERRSASPHNAPSPVRGRRLRSLSRSRRSRSRSHESVNASNPGNNLYITGLSTRVTSTDLEKFFNKQGKVLDCHLVTDPRTRESRGFGFVTMETVEDAERCIKYLDRSVLEGRLVTVEKAKRKRGRTPTPGRYQGLRDKRDEMQDVIVIVIVTVDDLEAIHLVGCKTEILIPGTTEEDHALHMVGGRMNTRTHTGGAGNAPCQGAETLDRENPNAVLIVPWHLFVLHFGVGFWDLYFYSDQVFLQCCCTCVLYFYS
- the LOC126626944 gene encoding serine/arginine-rich splicing factor SR45a-like isoform X2, whose protein sequence is MPYPRERRSASPHNAPSPVRGRRLRSLSRSRRSRSRSHESVNASNPGNNLYITGLSTRVTSTDLEKFFNKQGKVLDCHLVTDPRTRESRGFGFVTMETVEDAERCIKYLDRSVLEGRLVTVEKAKRKRGRTPTPGRYQGLRDKRGRDRDRDCDRRRSRSYSPRRLQDRDPYPRDHRGRSRSPYGRRADEHSDSYRRRRERSLSGGRNPR
- the LOC126626944 gene encoding serine/arginine-rich splicing factor SR45a-like isoform X1, with amino-acid sequence MPYPRERRSASPHNAPSPVRGRRLRSLSRSRRSRSRSHESVNASNPGNNLYITGLSTRVTSTDLEKFFNKQGKVLDCHLVTDPRTRESRGFGFVTMETVEDAERCIKYLDRSVLEGRLVTVEKAKRKRGRTPTPGRYQGLRDKRDAGRDRDRDCDRRRSRSYSPRRLQDRDPYPRDHRGRSRSPYGRRADEHSDSYRRRRERSLSGGRNPR